Below is a window of Candidatus Thermoplasmatota archaeon DNA.
GCAATGTAAATTTTTTCTCTCTAGCAGACACACTCTTTCTTGAGATTTTTATCCAAACTCAAAATGTGGTTGTGTAAAGAGCTGGCTAGGAGATGCATATTTTCAGCAGCGTATTTCGTTGGCAGTTCTCTTCTGTAGTATATATTTGATCTATTTAAATTCCATAACCTTCTTAACATTTCTTCAGCAGTCTTTAAGTATTAGGCCTGCTTTCGCACCCAGTTCGGTCTCGCCCGCTCCAACTGCCCCCTGTATCTCTATAAGAAAAGGAGATTGTTATATGCGGGTGTCGGGATTCTCGATTTTGCGCAAGTTTTCATCTTCTCTCGGATTTTGCCTCGCAAAATCTTCGAACCCGAGTATTTGGCTATTTTCAGCAAGTGGCGAAAAAGAAGTGCTTAGAATTACTTACGTAATTCTACGTTCTTTGCTTTTGAATTTCAATCGTAGTTGCGATAGCAACCTTCGTACTTTTAAGGGGGCTGCTTCACAAACCCTTGCTTCTCTTCTTTTTCCGTCAACGCTTTTTCTCCTCTTGTAAAGAGAAGAAAAAGGGCTGTGGAAGGCCAATATCCTAACCAGGCTAGATTACACCCGCTTAGCTTTGGAATGGAAATGCGTTGTGAAAGCATTTAAGTTTTCGCAACCCTTAAAGAATTATTATGCGCAATTTACGTGCCTTGCTCATGGTCCTAGGCGCCGTTCTGATATGGGCTGCATCTTATCCTTTGATAAAAATCGCGCTTGGAGATGTAACTCCAATTTTACTTGGCGCTTTGAGACACCTTATTTTCATCCCTCTTTTAGGTATTCTTTTTCTAAAATCTGGTAAAAATATTTTCACCCATTCGAAAATAGATTGGATCCTCTTTATAGGTATAGGGCTGTTTGCAATTGCTCTTCCCAATATTCTACAAAACATAGGTATGCTTTATACAACAGCTTCGCTCTCAAGCATAATCCAATCCTCTGGGCCTATATTCACACTCTTCTTGGCAGTGATTTTTTTAAAAGAATCTCTGGGCGCGAAAAAGATTTTAGGCGCACTACTCGCGCTTTTCGGCGCTGTAATGCTAGTCACAGGAGGGCAGATACAATTTACAGGCACATTTTACGGCAATTTTCTAATACTGCTCTCAGGTCTCTCTTATTCAATCTCAGGTATTATCACAAAAAAAGCGCTAGAGAGACACAGCCCCTTTGTAATACTAAGTTACGGTATAATGATAGGATTTGTAGTTTTAGCCTGCGCATCGCTAATCACAGAGCCTGTAGCCTCTATTAAATTTCTACCAATCCACGCATGGGTTGTTATTTTGCTCTTAGCACTCTTCCCCAGTTTTATAGCATCTTGGCTCTGGTATAAAGTTCTTATTTCCGCAGAACTTTCAAAACTAGTCCTTTTTATCTACCTGATGCCTGTGTTCGCAGTTGGAATCTCTTATCTAATGCTCCGTGAAACTATAGGCTACGATACTGTCTTATTTGCAGCTCTAGTCATAGGCGGCATTGCCTTAGCTCAGAAAGGTTAGAGATGGGTCTGCTGAGATTTGAACTCAGGTCTCCGGCTCCCGAAGCCGGAAGGATTGACCAAACTACCCCACAGACCCAAGCGCCTATGAATGTAAAAATAGTTATGGTTGGCTAAATAGTTATCTTTTTAGTGGTCTTGATTGGGGGCTGCACTATTTGGAGCTATAAGAAAAAGCAAGAGTTAAAAAAGAAGAGGCTTTGAAGCGCAGAGAAAAGAATTCGACAATTGTTGAACTCTATCTACGACACATTTAAATAGGATAAAAACTCATTCCCTTTGAGGAAAGATGGAAGTTGCTGAAAAGCTTGCTAGCGAATTTGTACTCTCTAATAGTGTTGGCACGACTTTAAGAAAATGGCGCAATATTTTTGAGCTATCGCAGCGCGAGCTAGCAGCTAAATTGAAAATTTCACCGAGTGTAATTAGCGATTACGAAAGCGGTAGGAGAAAAGCGCCTAGCGTTAAAACAGCAAAGAAAATAGTTGAAGCCTTAGCAGAGCTCGGCATAGCCAAAGGTAAAATATCCAAAGAAGAAGTGGGCGGATTGGCCGTTAAAGTAAAAGATTTTCTAATACCAGTAAGAGCTAAAGATTTTATTAGAGCTATTGGTGGAATGGTTATCGCAGGTAAAAATTATGCCCAAAGATATCTTCACGGCTGCACTATTTTGGACAGCTTAAAGACTATCACCTCCCTTAATTCTTCAGATTATCTTAAAATTTATAGCTATTCTACAGAACGAGCACTCATATTTACAGGCGTTAAGTATGGGCGCTCACCAATGGTAGCAATAAGAGCTCATCCTCTAAAGCCTGCTCTGGTCGTTTATCAAAAGCCTAAAAGAGTAGATAAGCTCGCGCTTGAGCTCAGCGAACTTGAAAGAATCCCGCTCGTCGTTACTGAGCTTAGTTTAGAAAATATAATATCAAAAATAGAAAAATTTAGGTGAGAAAGATGGCTGGGATTGTGAGCTACGGCGCTTATGTGCCAAGATATAGAATAGAGGCGAAAGAGATAGCTAGAGTCTGGGGTGCTGACGAGAACATAGGTAAAGCGCTAGGTATAATAAGCAAGAGCGTACCTGGTATTGACGAAGATGTAGCTACTATTTCTACAGAAGCTGCTAGAAGCGCGCTAAAAAAGTGCAAAATTAATCCTCAAGAGATAGGCGCAATTTATGTAGGCTCTGAGAGCCATCCTTATGCTGTGAAGCCTACCGCCACAATAGTTGCTGAAGCAATCGGCGCTAGTAATTATTCAACTGCTGCAGACTATGAGTTTGCTTGCAAAGCAGGCACAGCGGCGATACAAACATGTCTTGGGCTTGTAACGTCAAAAATGATCAAATTTGGTTTGGCTATAGGAAGCGATACTTCTCAAGGTGCTCCAGGCGATCCTTTGGAATATACTGCTAGCGCAGGAGGCGCTTGCTTTATTATAGGAGAAGACTCAGTAGTTGCTGAAATTGAGCATACAGCATCTTTTACTACCGATACCCCCGACTTCTGGCGTAGAGAAGGTCAGAATTATCCAAGCCACGCAGGTCGCTTTACTGGTGAGCCTGCCTATTTCAAGCATATTATAGCATGTGGTAAAAAATTATTTGAACTTGCAAAAAGTAGTCCAGAAGATTATCAATATGCTGTTTTCCATCAGCCAAACGGTAAATTTCCTGTACGAGTAGCAAAGATTTTAGGGTTTAGTGAAGAGCAAATAAAAGCAGGATTGCTAACACCGCGAATAGGCAATACATATTCAGGCTCAACAATGCTAGGAGTGTGCGCTATTTTAGATATTGCTAAGGCTAATGATAGAATATTCGCAGTATCTTACGGCTCAGGAGCTGGTAGCGATGGGTTCGATATTAAAGTAACTGAGAATATCGAAAAGATTAACAGAAACCCTAAAGTTGAAGATATAATAAAAAATGCCAGATTCATAGATTACGCAACTTATGCAAAGTTAAGAGGTAAAATTCGGATTGGTGAATAGCAAATGAGAGAAGTTGTGGTTATTGGTGTAGGAATGACTAAATTTGGAGAGCTCTGGAATAAATCTTTAAGGGATTTAATTGTAGAAGCAGGTTTGAAAGCTATAGCTGATGCAGGAGTTACAAGTAATGAGATTGATGCACTCTACGGTGGTTGCATGTCAGCAGGGCAATTCATTTCTCAAGAGCATGTTGCCGCCCTAATCGCTGATTTTGCAGGTTTAGCAACTAAAAAAATACCTGCAATTAGAGTAGAAGCTGCTTGCGCTAGTGGTGCTGTAGCTTTAAGACAAGCCTATCTTGCAGTTGTTTCAGGTGCGCACGATATTGTTGTTGCCGGCGGTGTAGAAAAAATGACTGATGTGGATGAGAG
It encodes the following:
- a CDS encoding DMT family transporter, whose amino-acid sequence is MVLGAVLIWAASYPLIKIALGDVTPILLGALRHLIFIPLLGILFLKSGKNIFTHSKIDWILFIGIGLFAIALPNILQNIGMLYTTASLSSIIQSSGPIFTLFLAVIFLKESLGAKKILGALLALFGAVMLVTGGQIQFTGTFYGNFLILLSGLSYSISGIITKKALERHSPFVILSYGIMIGFVVLACASLITEPVASIKFLPIHAWVVILLLALFPSFIASWLWYKVLISAELSKLVLFIYLMPVFAVGISYLMLRETIGYDTVLFAALVIGGIALAQKG
- a CDS encoding helix-turn-helix domain-containing protein produces the protein MEVAEKLASEFVLSNSVGTTLRKWRNIFELSQRELAAKLKISPSVISDYESGRRKAPSVKTAKKIVEALAELGIAKGKISKEEVGGLAVKVKDFLIPVRAKDFIRAIGGMVIAGKNYAQRYLHGCTILDSLKTITSLNSSDYLKIYSYSTERALIFTGVKYGRSPMVAIRAHPLKPALVVYQKPKRVDKLALELSELERIPLVVTELSLENIISKIEKFR
- a CDS encoding hydroxymethylglutaryl-CoA synthase, with the protein product MAGIVSYGAYVPRYRIEAKEIARVWGADENIGKALGIISKSVPGIDEDVATISTEAARSALKKCKINPQEIGAIYVGSESHPYAVKPTATIVAEAIGASNYSTAADYEFACKAGTAAIQTCLGLVTSKMIKFGLAIGSDTSQGAPGDPLEYTASAGGACFIIGEDSVVAEIEHTASFTTDTPDFWRREGQNYPSHAGRFTGEPAYFKHIIACGKKLFELAKSSPEDYQYAVFHQPNGKFPVRVAKILGFSEEQIKAGLLTPRIGNTYSGSTMLGVCAILDIAKANDRIFAVSYGSGAGSDGFDIKVTENIEKINRNPKVEDIIKNARFIDYATYAKLRGKIRIGE